Proteins encoded together in one Pseudomonas arsenicoxydans window:
- the crcB gene encoding fluoride efflux transporter CrcB, with protein sequence MLKSLLVIAIGASLGAWLRWLLGMKLNALFPTIPPGTVVANMVGGYIIGLAIAFLAASPTLSPEWRLLIITGFCGGLTTFSTFSAETVVLIQEGKLLWAFGSISLHVVGSLAMTAAGLLTYQMIGTR encoded by the coding sequence ATGCTGAAATCACTTCTGGTCATCGCTATAGGCGCATCACTGGGTGCTTGGTTGCGTTGGCTTTTGGGCATGAAGTTAAACGCCCTGTTCCCCACGATTCCTCCAGGCACGGTGGTCGCGAACATGGTTGGGGGTTACATCATCGGTCTGGCCATCGCCTTCTTGGCCGCATCTCCCACCCTTAGTCCAGAGTGGCGTCTCCTGATCATCACGGGTTTCTGCGGCGGACTTACTACCTTTTCCACGTTTTCAGCCGAGACAGTCGTCCTGATTCAGGAAGGCAAACTGCTCTGGGCGTTCGGCTCGATTTCATTGCACGTCGTAGGCTCGTTAGCAATGACCGCTGCCGGGCTTTTGACTTATCAAATGATTGGCACGCGCTGA
- a CDS encoding DUF190 domain-containing protein encodes MKGFLVIFFTQQNRRYQGKMLGDWIVDLAKEMGLRGATLSTGIEGFGHTGRLHSSHFFELADQPTEIRMAITEDECERLFKRLEVEEISVFYIKTPIEMGTVGKKAN; translated from the coding sequence ATGAAAGGTTTTCTCGTGATTTTCTTTACTCAACAGAACCGTCGTTATCAGGGAAAGATGCTTGGCGACTGGATCGTAGATTTAGCCAAAGAAATGGGACTGCGTGGTGCGACCCTTTCTACAGGTATCGAGGGTTTTGGGCACACTGGTCGGCTGCATTCCTCACATTTTTTTGAACTGGCCGATCAGCCCACCGAAATTCGCATGGCTATCACCGAGGATGAATGCGAAAGGTTGTTCAAGCGATTGGAGGTTGAGGAAATCTCCGTGTTTTACATAAAGACCCCAATCGAGATGGGCACCGTTGGCAAAAAGGCCAACTAG